One genomic region from Muriicola soli encodes:
- a CDS encoding ester cyclase → MKCATPFVLLFVLAMTACEMVEKEKPDKSSHLKEVVTIYVDSCWNKGDFSALNRITGEGFVRNLNGLEVANGSIELEAYIQNFIKAFPNLRINITNLIEKDGKVALEWTFEGTNTGVFAEFIPTGKKATVRGVTMMTFNGQGKMIKENTYYNELYLLQQLGFTLNPPNLK, encoded by the coding sequence ATGAAATGTGCTACTCCCTTTGTACTGCTGTTTGTATTGGCGATGACCGCTTGTGAAATGGTAGAAAAGGAAAAGCCCGATAAGTCGTCCCATTTAAAGGAGGTGGTCACGATTTATGTCGATTCATGCTGGAATAAAGGAGATTTCTCAGCCCTGAACCGGATCACGGGAGAAGGATTTGTTAGAAACCTCAATGGTCTGGAGGTGGCAAACGGCAGTATTGAACTCGAGGCTTATATTCAGAATTTCATAAAGGCATTTCCCAACCTTCGGATCAACATTACCAATTTAATTGAAAAGGATGGGAAAGTGGCCCTCGAATGGACTTTTGAGGGAACAAATACCGGAGTATTTGCCGAATTTATTCCAACCGGGAAAAAAGCTACGGTGAGGGGAGTGACTATGATGACTTTTAACGGTCAGGGAAAGATGATCAAGGAAAATACCTATTACAATGAATTATATCTACTGCAGCAATTGGGCTTTACCTTAAACCCGCCAAATTTAAAGTAA